One window of Sphingobacteriales bacterium genomic DNA carries:
- a CDS encoding hemerythrin domain-containing protein has protein sequence MGKPLKRDKALQPLSREHHHALLFCWKIRTGLNRNIELSRIRNYVFWFYQHHLLPHFAEEENLLFPLLGNNHELVKIAIGQHQTIHHLFAQNLETVENLHLIDKTLEQHIRFEERILFNEIQNSISAEAIKQFELSARNQSFIEDWKDPFWK, from the coding sequence ATGGGAAAGCCTTTAAAAAGGGATAAAGCCCTTCAGCCTTTGAGCCGAGAACACCACCATGCTTTATTATTCTGTTGGAAAATCAGAACCGGACTAAACAGGAATATAGAACTATCCCGTATTAGAAATTATGTTTTTTGGTTTTACCAACATCATCTTCTCCCTCATTTTGCAGAAGAAGAAAACTTGCTATTTCCCCTATTGGGAAACAATCATGAGTTAGTAAAAATTGCTATTGGACAGCATCAAACTATTCATCACTTGTTTGCCCAAAATCTCGAAACTGTTGAAAACTTACATCTCATTGATAAAACTTTGGAACAGCATATACGTTTTGAAGAGCGTATTTTATTTAACGAAATTCAAAATAGTATATCTGCTGAAGCGATAAAACAATTTGAATTATCTGCCCGCAATCAATCATTCATAGAAGATTGGAAAGACCCTTTTTGGAAGTAA
- a CDS encoding tryptophan 2,3-dioxygenase: MEQNQIIQDINEKYIKLGENPETYLKGLLQTKPINYWDYVSLDTLLTLQQPKTEFKDEEIFIMYHQITELVLKLILHEIRQIVENNNPTEQFLLNKLNRLNRYTGLLINSFDIMKDGMDYNDYNTFRTALAPASGFQSAQFRFIEIYCTRLENLINLEGKQRLPENPTVEEMFENIYWQDAGLNRKTGKKTLTLTQFEEKYLDSFITLAKKTRGNTIEDKILQIDTLSEELLHQLKTFDRLYNIEWPLVHLGTAKHYLDSKGENQAATGGSEWKKYLHPKFQQRKFFPTLWTDIEKQNWGI; the protein is encoded by the coding sequence ATGGAACAAAATCAAATTATACAGGACATTAACGAAAAATATATCAAACTTGGCGAAAACCCTGAGACTTATTTGAAAGGCCTCCTTCAAACAAAACCCATCAACTATTGGGATTATGTTTCTTTGGATACTCTCTTAACACTACAGCAACCAAAGACTGAATTTAAAGATGAAGAAATCTTTATCATGTACCATCAAATCACTGAGTTGGTGCTTAAACTTATTTTACATGAAATCAGACAGATTGTTGAAAACAACAACCCCACAGAGCAGTTCCTGTTAAACAAGCTCAACCGGCTAAACCGCTATACCGGTTTGCTGATAAACTCGTTTGACATAATGAAAGATGGCATGGACTACAATGACTACAATACGTTTCGAACTGCATTGGCTCCTGCGAGTGGTTTTCAGTCGGCTCAATTTCGTTTTATTGAAATTTACTGCACCCGTCTCGAAAATCTTATCAACTTAGAAGGTAAACAGAGACTTCCTGAAAACCCGACGGTTGAAGAAATGTTTGAAAATATTTATTGGCAGGATGCCGGACTTAACCGCAAAACAGGTAAAAAAACTCTTACACTCACGCAGTTTGAAGAAAAATATCTCGATAGTTTTATCACTCTTGCAAAAAAGACAAGAGGGAATACAATAGAAGATAAAATATTACAGATTGACACTCTTTCGGAAGAACTACTACATCAACTTAAAACTTTTGACCGCCTCTATAACATAGAATGGCCGCTTGTGCATCTCGGCACAGCCAAACATTATTTGGACAGCAAAGGAGAAAACCAAGCTGCCACAGGTGGATCTGAATGGAAAAAGTACCTGCATCCCAAATTTCAGCAACGCAAATTTTTCCCAACTCTTTGGACAGATATAGAAAAACAAAACTGGGGTATATAA
- a CDS encoding group III truncated hemoglobin produces MNQTEILTVQDIIKLVSTFYSKVQDDELLAPIFNAVIQENWEKHLEKMIRFWQTVLLEEHTYFGSPFPPHSRLPITSLHFERWVSIFNQNIDEHFTGAKAEESKWRASKMAQLFQTKIAYHQKFETDALF; encoded by the coding sequence ATGAATCAAACAGAAATACTTACTGTACAAGATATAATTAAATTGGTATCAACTTTTTATAGCAAAGTACAAGACGATGAATTACTTGCACCAATCTTTAACGCTGTGATTCAAGAAAATTGGGAGAAACATCTTGAAAAAATGATTCGGTTTTGGCAAACCGTATTGCTCGAAGAGCACACGTATTTTGGAAGTCCATTTCCACCACATTCCCGATTACCAATAACAAGTCTGCATTTTGAGCGATGGGTTTCAATTTTTAACCAAAATATAGATGAACATTTTACAGGAGCCAAGGCAGAAGAAAGCAAATGGCGGGCTAGTAAAATGGCACAACTATTTCAAACTAAAATTGCCTATCATCAAAAATTTGAAACTGATGCACTTTTTTAA
- a CDS encoding Rrf2 family transcriptional regulator: MFSKACEYGIRATIYIMQQTLNEKRIGLKDIAREIDSPMAFTAKILQQLVKHQLIDSVKGPTGGFEINHQKKMDLNLRDIIGAIEGEQLLFNCVLGLKQCNPDHPCPLHDQYIKVRNPLNKLFETTTIINLATELNTGQSHLKSNV, translated from the coding sequence ATGTTTTCTAAAGCCTGTGAATACGGAATCAGAGCAACGATTTATATCATGCAACAAACCTTGAATGAAAAGCGAATAGGATTAAAGGATATTGCCCGGGAAATAGATTCTCCTATGGCTTTCACAGCAAAAATTCTGCAACAATTAGTAAAACATCAGCTTATTGATTCGGTAAAAGGTCCAACCGGTGGGTTTGAAATTAATCATCAAAAAAAAATGGATCTCAACCTGCGGGATATAATTGGTGCAATTGAAGGCGAGCAATTGTTATTCAATTGCGTACTTGGGTTAAAACAATGCAATCCAGATCATCCGTGTCCCTTGCATGACCAATATATAAAAGTGCGCAACCCGCTTAACAAACTGTTCGAAACCACAACAATCATTAATCTAGCAACCGAATTAAACACAGGACAAAGTCATCTTAAATCGAACGTTTAA
- a CDS encoding HesA/MoeB/ThiF family protein, with translation MNQKYHRQILLKELGTEGQEKLLKAKVLVIGAGGLGCPALQYLAAAGIGHIGIVDYDIIEITNLHRQILYNTLDIGLPKAIIAAKKLQLLNPDIIITPYHFRLTNRNALELLKDYDVIIDGSDNFATRYLINDACFLLKKTLIYGAIFRFEGQIAVFNQNQPTSVNFRDLFANPPNPSNSPACNIAGVLGVIPGIIGSLQATEAIKIIAEIGVPLYNCLLTYNALYNQSYQIQITPNPASIQFMPKNRTEFEFFDYFGFCSTYDDFREISPQTFETLLQTSDKLTIIDVREPFEMPLISHFPHLKIPLPELAKHINSLPSNNTIVVFCQSGQRSRQAYSIIKQHRDDLSIFSLAGGIEDWLITYKSRIV, from the coding sequence ATAAACCAAAAATATCATCGCCAAATCTTACTCAAGGAACTTGGTACTGAAGGGCAAGAAAAATTGCTTAAAGCAAAAGTATTGGTTATTGGTGCAGGCGGCTTAGGTTGTCCTGCCTTGCAATATCTTGCAGCAGCAGGAATAGGGCATATCGGTATTGTTGACTATGACATCATTGAAATCACCAACTTACATCGTCAAATTTTATACAACACACTTGATATAGGATTACCCAAAGCAATTATCGCAGCTAAAAAGTTGCAACTCCTCAACCCCGATATTATTATTACTCCATATCATTTTAGATTAACTAATCGAAATGCCTTAGAGTTGCTTAAAGATTACGATGTCATTATTGACGGATCTGATAATTTCGCAACACGCTATCTAATCAATGATGCCTGCTTTCTTCTCAAAAAAACACTGATTTATGGTGCCATATTCCGATTTGAAGGTCAGATTGCAGTCTTTAATCAAAACCAACCTACTTCAGTTAATTTCCGTGATTTGTTTGCCAATCCCCCAAACCCTTCTAACAGTCCTGCTTGTAATATTGCCGGAGTTTTGGGAGTAATACCCGGTATTATTGGCAGTTTACAGGCAACTGAAGCAATTAAAATAATTGCAGAAATAGGAGTCCCTCTTTATAATTGTCTGCTTACTTACAATGCGTTATACAATCAATCCTATCAAATTCAAATTACACCAAACCCGGCATCCATTCAATTTATGCCTAAAAACCGAACAGAATTTGAGTTTTTCGACTACTTCGGCTTTTGTTCTACATACGATGATTTTCGCGAAATCTCACCTCAAACTTTTGAGACATTACTTCAAACGTCCGATAAACTTACCATCATAGATGTCAGAGAGCCCTTCGAAATGCCTCTAATTTCACACTTTCCACATCTAAAAATTCCCCTCCCCGAACTTGCAAAGCATATCAATTCATTACCTTCAAACAATACTATAGTTGTTTTTTGCCAATCGGGGCAACGCAGTCGTCAGGCTTACTCCATTATTAAGCAGCACCGAGACGACCTGAGTATTTTTAGTCTGGCTGGCGGAATCGAAGACTGGCTAATCACTTATAAGTCCAGGATAGTATAA
- a CDS encoding putative sulfate/molybdate transporter — translation MNFRNIEFNRNELAGAFGDIGTDFPLLTAMILAAGLHTPGVLIVFGVMQILTGLIYKMPMPVQPLKAMATLVIAQKIAGNVLFGAGLAIGLTMLILTLTGAIEKLAKIVPKTIIRGLQLGLGISLCSLAFKQYIPTGNLNGYILAGISFCLTIFLIDNKKFPASILVISTGVIYSLLFNSNFSNIDVFPKIYLPILHVPNIDDLTTGFLLLAIPQIPLSLGNSILATKQVAHDLFPKTQLSTKKIGFTYALMNLVTPFLSGIPVCHGAGGMVGHYTFGGRTGGSVIIYGFFYLILGFFFGSNIHSLINIFPLPVLGVILLFEGLAMMFLIKDLFTEKRNLLISLLTGIIAFGLPYGFLIAMIIGMAIYYSPFQLKTLISIGDNKNT, via the coding sequence ATGAATTTCAGAAACATTGAATTTAACAGGAATGAATTAGCAGGTGCTTTTGGTGACATTGGAACCGACTTTCCACTACTGACCGCAATGATTCTGGCTGCAGGTCTACATACTCCGGGTGTTTTGATAGTGTTTGGGGTGATGCAAATATTGACGGGTCTGATTTACAAAATGCCAATGCCTGTACAGCCCCTGAAAGCAATGGCAACATTGGTCATTGCTCAAAAAATAGCCGGTAACGTTTTATTTGGAGCAGGCTTGGCTATTGGATTAACGATGCTTATCCTTACTTTGACAGGGGCTATTGAGAAACTCGCAAAAATAGTACCTAAAACAATAATAAGAGGACTTCAATTAGGGTTAGGCATTAGTCTTTGCTCTTTAGCTTTCAAACAATATATCCCTACAGGCAATCTAAATGGGTACATACTCGCAGGTATCTCTTTTTGTCTCACTATTTTTTTGATTGACAATAAGAAGTTTCCGGCTTCAATTTTAGTAATCAGCACCGGGGTGATTTACTCACTTTTGTTTAATTCAAACTTTTCCAATATTGACGTTTTTCCAAAAATATATCTCCCGATTTTACATGTGCCAAATATTGATGACTTAACGACCGGATTTTTATTACTGGCAATACCACAAATTCCGCTCTCGCTTGGCAATTCAATATTAGCAACAAAACAAGTTGCGCATGACCTGTTTCCTAAAACACAACTTTCAACAAAAAAAATAGGTTTTACTTATGCATTGATGAACTTAGTTACCCCTTTTTTAAGTGGAATTCCTGTTTGCCATGGAGCAGGCGGGATGGTTGGTCATTATACTTTTGGTGGAAGAACCGGTGGATCAGTTATTATTTATGGCTTTTTTTATTTAATTCTAGGATTTTTTTTCGGGAGCAATATCCATTCACTGATCAATATTTTTCCATTGCCGGTTTTAGGGGTTATCCTTTTATTTGAAGGTCTGGCAATGATGTTTCTCATCAAAGATCTTTTCACTGAAAAAAGAAACCTACTTATTTCCTTACTAACAGGCATCATTGCATTTGGCTTGCCCTATGGATTTTTAATAGCTATGATTATAGGAATGGCTATTTATTATTCTCCTTTTCAGTTAAAAACTCTGATAAGCATAGGTGATAACAAAAATACCTGA
- a CDS encoding MoaD/ThiS family protein encodes MEINILSFGQIADIFGNNSFKLSNIHSTTELINYLSQKFPQLTTSDYVLAVNQKIISQPTELKENDTIAFLPPFSGG; translated from the coding sequence ATGGAAATTAACATTCTGTCCTTCGGACAAATTGCCGATATTTTTGGAAACAATTCCTTTAAACTTTCTAATATTCATTCAACTACTGAACTTATTAATTATCTCTCCCAAAAGTTTCCTCAACTCACTACTTCAGATTATGTTCTTGCTGTCAACCAGAAAATCATATCCCAACCAACTGAGCTAAAAGAAAATGATACAATAGCCTTTCTCCCACCCTTTTCAGGTGGATAG
- a CDS encoding molybdenum cofactor guanylyltransferase, with the protein MNHLAQISTVPGYILAGGKSSRMGQDKGLMLFGQQTLAEFIIQKIKQALSSIIIVTNNDRYSKFGFEVIPDYYQNKGPAGGIYSALKHSSVRNDYIFIFSCDMPFITSDSILWFLNQSNSAQIILTQFQGVPQPLFGMYHTSCLDAWEILLQKNVLKLQNIISHFETSIIDIENNPLFFPTFFTNLNTPSDVTNALNNLTHGN; encoded by the coding sequence ATGAATCACCTTGCTCAAATTTCTACTGTACCCGGTTATATTCTTGCGGGAGGAAAAAGTTCGCGAATGGGGCAGGACAAGGGGTTGATGTTATTTGGGCAACAAACACTTGCCGAATTTATAATTCAAAAAATCAAACAAGCTCTCAGTTCTATAATTATTGTTACCAATAACGATAGGTACTCGAAATTTGGTTTTGAGGTAATACCCGATTATTATCAGAATAAAGGGCCGGCGGGAGGCATCTATAGTGCATTAAAACATAGTTCTGTTAGAAATGACTATATCTTTATTTTCAGTTGTGATATGCCTTTTATTACATCTGATTCTATTCTATGGTTCTTAAATCAATCCAATTCTGCTCAAATTATTCTGACTCAATTTCAGGGAGTTCCTCAACCACTTTTTGGCATGTATCATACCTCTTGTTTAGATGCCTGGGAAATTCTATTGCAAAAAAATGTTCTTAAACTTCAAAATATAATCTCACATTTTGAAACTTCCATAATTGATATTGAAAACAATCCATTGTTTTTTCCTACTTTTTTCACAAATCTCAATACGCCTTCAGATGTAACAAACGCCTTAAATAATTTAACCCATGGAAATTAA
- a CDS encoding bifunctional 5,10-methylene-tetrahydrofolate dehydrogenase/5,10-methylene-tetrahydrofolate cyclohydrolase: MKLLDGKYLAEIIKKEIKSEVDSLVSAGLKTPHLAAVLVGDDGASQTYVQSKIRACKEVGFDSTILNLSKDISESELLATIERLNKSTAIDGFIVQLPLPKHINENNITQAVNFRKDVDGFHPINIGRMAQGLPCYLPATPLGIMLLLERNGIETSGKECVVVGRSNIVGTPMSILLSRNSYPGNCTVTLCHSRTKNLPKFTKRADILIAALGNPEFIKGNMVKKDAVVIDVGITRIEDSSKKTGYRIVGDVKFKEVAPKCSFITPVPGGVGPMTVVSLLLNTLKSAKNMVYLQ; this comes from the coding sequence ATGAAATTATTAGATGGGAAATATTTAGCAGAAATTATTAAAAAAGAAATCAAATCCGAAGTTGATTCCCTTGTATCAGCAGGATTGAAAACTCCACATTTAGCAGCAGTGTTAGTAGGTGATGACGGAGCAAGTCAAACTTATGTACAAAGTAAAATCAGGGCTTGTAAAGAAGTTGGTTTTGATTCGACAATTCTCAACCTAAGTAAAGACATTTCTGAAAGTGAACTATTAGCAACCATTGAACGGCTCAATAAATCCACGGCAATTGACGGTTTTATTGTTCAATTGCCTTTACCAAAGCATATTAATGAAAATAACATCACCCAGGCCGTGAATTTTCGCAAAGATGTGGATGGATTTCATCCCATCAATATAGGAAGAATGGCTCAAGGTTTGCCATGTTATTTGCCTGCAACTCCTTTGGGAATCATGCTTCTGCTTGAAAGAAACGGCATTGAAACTTCCGGCAAAGAATGTGTGGTGGTAGGAAGAAGTAATATCGTAGGAACACCAATGAGTATTCTTTTATCGAGAAATTCCTATCCCGGAAACTGTACGGTAACCCTATGTCATAGCCGCACAAAAAATCTTCCAAAGTTCACAAAACGAGCTGATATACTAATTGCTGCACTTGGCAATCCAGAATTCATTAAAGGCAATATGGTTAAAAAAGATGCCGTAGTAATTGATGTGGGTATTACGAGAATAGAAGACTCGAGTAAAAAAACTGGATATAGGATTGTTGGCGATGTAAAATTTAAAGAGGTCGCCCCAAAATGCAGTTTTATTACCCCGGTTCCAGGAGGAGTAGGGCCGATGACTGTGGTTTCTTTGCTGCTCAATACCTTAAAATCGGCGAAAAACATGGTATATTTACAGTAA
- a CDS encoding universal stress protein, whose protein sequence is MRNLLVPTDYSVNANNAYAFALGLASKFNADITAVHTFQLPLIDPRAPSRTAQAIIDNEKEEQLYQKNIEFKKMRETAAALGIIGQPVDLLLLEGDLVTNVCHAALETQAELVVMGTKGAGGIKEVFLGSNASQMLENATIPILAIPEHAKFKNIHKVAYFSNFDDSDIEVLARLLEIVTPFNVEVHLVHIVLSEKARTIATNNLRILADELRSLTELTICAQILLNTDLYDGMMSYVGLAEIDIISMLSHKRGFFEKLFNPSNTQKTIQHTEIPLLSFRK, encoded by the coding sequence ATGAGAAACCTTTTGGTTCCTACAGATTATTCTGTTAATGCCAACAATGCTTATGCCTTTGCCTTAGGACTAGCTTCCAAATTCAATGCAGACATCACTGCTGTTCATACTTTTCAATTGCCTCTCATAGACCCAAGAGCACCATCCAGAACTGCACAGGCTATCATTGATAATGAAAAAGAAGAACAACTTTATCAAAAGAATATTGAATTTAAAAAAATGCGTGAAACAGCAGCTGCCTTGGGTATTATAGGTCAACCTGTGGATTTGCTGCTGTTGGAAGGCGATTTAGTAACTAATGTTTGCCACGCAGCTTTGGAAACCCAAGCTGAATTAGTTGTAATGGGAACAAAAGGAGCCGGCGGCATTAAAGAAGTTTTTTTGGGTAGTAATGCCTCTCAAATGTTGGAGAACGCCACAATTCCAATACTTGCTATTCCTGAACATGCAAAATTTAAAAATATTCACAAAGTAGCTTATTTTTCAAATTTTGACGATTCTGATATTGAGGTTCTTGCTCGGTTGCTAGAAATAGTAACACCTTTTAATGTAGAAGTTCACCTCGTTCATATAGTTCTTAGTGAAAAAGCCCGAACTATTGCAACCAACAATCTGCGAATTTTGGCAGATGAATTAAGAAGTCTGACGGAACTGACTATTTGCGCCCAAATTCTTTTAAACACCGATCTCTATGATGGCATGATGAGTTATGTTGGGTTAGCAGAAATTGACATAATTTCCATGCTTTCTCATAAAAGAGGATTTTTTGAAAAACTTTTTAACCCCAGTAACACTCAGAAAACTATCCAACATACAGAAATACCACTATTATCTTTTAGAAAATAA